A genomic stretch from Coffea arabica cultivar ET-39 chromosome 10c, Coffea Arabica ET-39 HiFi, whole genome shotgun sequence includes:
- the LOC113710043 gene encoding uncharacterized protein, whose protein sequence is MTIQQRPEESLREYMVRFNNESLQVRDRDDKVVMAAFINGLRKQKLYTELVERPPKSVREMLDRAHEKANAEEANRLKSAQERLRDDKRRRGADQVDARPGQGRKNAYDRLLRSRPMGGDKSWTSLTAPRARVLAVMEQEGLSRPPRLLAGDISRRDQVLYCAYHRDVGHDTEDCRHLKRDIEKLIKRGHLGQFIRDERADQQRERPRSERPSYPRDRPQGPRGRTPEQETQNLAGVINTIAGGPAGGDSHTARRHNRPLLTGESSAKRLKMYEEIIYGSEDAVPLASNNHEAIVIEVITCNYKVKKVYIDNGSAIDARPLRSYSWRIDSSYRFELR, encoded by the coding sequence ATGACTATCCAGCAAAGGCCTGAGGAGTCTTTGCGCGAATACATGGTGCGTTTCAATAACGAGTCCCTTCAGGTTCGAGATCGCGATGACAAGGTggtcatggctgccttcattAACGGGTTGCGAAAACAGAAGCTCTACACCGAGCTtgtggagagacctcccaagTCAGTTCGGGAAATGCTAGACCGAGCTCATGAGAAGGCCAACGCAGAGGAAGCCAATCGCCTTAAGAGTGCACAAGAAAGATTGAGGGATGACAAGCGCAGGAGGGGCGCTGACCAGGTGGATGCACGGCCTGGCCAGGGAAGGAAGAACGCTTATGACCGCCTCCTTAGGAGCCGCCCAATGGGAGGAGACAAGTCTTGGACTAGCCTCACGGCACCTCGAGCTCGGGTGCTCGCAGTGATGGAACAGGAGGGGCTCTCTCGACCTCCTCGACTTTTGGCCGGGGACATAAGCAGACGGGACCAAGTTCTGTATTGCGCTTATCATCGAGATGTGGGGCACGATACTGAGGACTGCCGTCACCTCAAGAGAGACATTGAAAAACTGATCAAACGAGGCCACCTTGGGCAGTTCATACGAGATGAACGAGCTGACCAACAACGAGAAAGGCCCAGGTCGGAACGTCCGAGCTACCCCCGGGACCGACCTCAGGGGCCTCGTGGCCGAACTCCCGAGCAGGAAACACAGAATCTGGCGGGAGTGATTAACACTATTGCCGGAGGACCTGCTGGCGGGGATAGTCATACAGCTCGGCGGCATAATCGCCCCCTTCTCACGGGGGAGAGCTCGGCCAAGCGATTGAAGATGTATGAGGAAATTATCTATGGATCTGAAGACGCAGTCCCTCTGGCCTCTAATAACCATGAAGCCATTGTGATAGAAGTCATCACCTGTAATTACAAGGTGAAAAAGGTATACATAGACAACGGAAGTGCCATAGACGCAAGACCTTTAAGGAGCTACAGCTGGAGGATAGACAGCTCGTACCGGTTCGAACTCCGTTGA